One window of the Xenopus tropicalis strain Nigerian chromosome 10, UCB_Xtro_10.0, whole genome shotgun sequence genome contains the following:
- the rprml gene encoding reprimo-like protein, giving the protein MMNGTFFNHTLMDQAAYNNTTSQDLGSLMGCCNGSQTVITSDGGSLILIPDERSLFITRVVQIAVLCVLSLTVLFGIFFLGCNLLIKSESMINFLVKDRRPSKDVGAVILGLY; this is encoded by the coding sequence ATGATGAATGGGACTTTCTTCAACCACACTCTCATGGACCAAGCCGCTTACAACAACACAACCAGCCAGGACCTTGGCTCACTCATGGGATGTTGCAACGGAAGCCAGACGGTCATCACCAGCGATGGAGGGTCCCTCATCCTCATTCCTGATGAGAGGAGCTTGTTCATCACTAGGGTGGTGCAGATAGCTGTCCTCTGTGTCCTTTCCCTCACCGTCCTCTTTGGGATCTTCTTCCTTGGGTGCAACCTGCTCATCAAGTCAGAGAGCATGATCAACTTCTTAGTGAAGGACAGGAGACCGTCTAAAGATGTTGGGGCTGTCATCTTGGGTCTCTACTGA